The proteins below come from a single Candidatus Cetobacterium colombiensis genomic window:
- a CDS encoding dihydrofolate reductase, translated as MLSLIVAMDENNIIGCNNKMPWNIPEDLSLFKKITTNSIVIMGRKTFESIGKPLPNRINFVLSRDKNFFHKDIKIFNCPNNALETALSLKSSYNKEIFIIGGKTIYEYFLPFINELHLSFIKGKYFGDTFFPPLNLNDFSIVNKLEFKEFTYVHYIKNTCNL; from the coding sequence ATGTTATCTCTTATTGTTGCTATGGACGAAAATAACATTATAGGATGTAATAATAAAATGCCTTGGAATATTCCAGAGGATTTAAGTCTTTTCAAAAAAATAACTACAAATAGTATTGTAATTATGGGAAGAAAGACCTTCGAATCTATAGGCAAACCTTTACCTAATAGAATTAACTTTGTTCTAAGTAGAGATAAAAATTTCTTTCACAAAGATATCAAAATTTTTAATTGTCCAAATAACGCTTTAGAAACGGCTTTATCTTTAAAAAGTAGTTACAATAAAGAAATTTTTATTATTGGCGGAAAAACTATATATGAATACTTTTTACCATTCATTAACGAATTACACCTTTCATTTATTAAAGGTAAGTATTTTGGTGATACATTTTTCCCACCTTTAAATTTAAATGATTTTTCAATAGTTAATAAGCTAGAATTTAAAGAGTTTACTTATGTTCACTATATAAAAAACACTTGTAATTTGTAA
- a CDS encoding TetR/AcrR family transcriptional regulator has translation MPKKAIFKREQIHEKAFEMFEKHGLDEITARNLAKALNCSPAPIYSCYSSMDELKSELIERAKKIFMEYVIKPETDMVFLNSGIGLCTFAREEKQLFKSIFLRDNSYGKLLKKFRDLMKIEMEKDERFDNLPLEFKHDLFLDCWLFGHGLATLIATDYFENPTNEFIKDKLLNSAALMLYKKLDDFKSTNK, from the coding sequence ATGCCTAAAAAAGCAATTTTTAAAAGAGAGCAAATTCATGAAAAAGCTTTCGAAATGTTTGAAAAACATGGTTTAGATGAGATTACAGCGAGAAATCTTGCTAAAGCATTGAATTGTTCTCCAGCTCCTATATATAGTTGCTATTCATCTATGGATGAGTTAAAAAGCGAACTTATTGAAAGAGCTAAAAAAATATTTATGGAATATGTTATCAAACCTGAAACTGATATGGTTTTTCTTAATAGTGGTATTGGTCTTTGCACTTTTGCTAGAGAGGAAAAACAACTTTTCAAATCTATTTTTCTTAGAGATAACTCATATGGTAAACTTCTGAAAAAATTCAGAGATCTTATGAAAATAGAAATGGAAAAAGATGAAAGATTTGATAATTTACCACTTGAATTTAAACATGATTTATTTTTAGATTGTTGGTTATTCGGCCACGGATTAGCTACTCTTATAGCTACAGATTATTTTGAGAATCCAACAAATGAATTCATCAAAGATAAACTTTTAAATAGTGCTGCTCTTATGCTGTACAAAAAATTAGATGATTTTAAATCTACAAATAAATAG
- the adiA gene encoding arginine decarboxylase, whose amino-acid sequence MRKIVYGDGSKVVLFKEGVKEGTEIGNRIEELVEEIKRRSMGVYTSDCYSDLEDVVTYDKGIDCLLLSWPSNKEEKEAIEVIKKLHESQEGVPVFLLTHKADALENLSREMYENVEEIIWILQEEIVFLGERIQRAVERYNDQLLPPLTKAVFNYNKVAEYSWAAPGHQGGVGFTKTALGRRFFDFYDENLFRTDTGIERTSIGSLLDHTGAFLEGEKLAAQIFGADRSYNVLVGTSGSNRTIMQGVLTDEDIALVDRNCHKSIEQGLIITGAKPVYMKPTRNRYGIIGPILPLEMGENEVKNKIKNSPLVPEKMKNQNPIYSVVTNCTYDGVCYNAMKAEELFQPYVERIHFDEAWYGYAKFNEVYKNHYAMRGDAKDYKGNATIFATHSTHKLLNALSQASYVHMRKGKDPIIEERFNQAYMMHATTSPLYAIAVSNEVGAAMMQGKTGKYLTDEVLKESIDFRKMVAKYHKEYGQEGEWFFKPWNAETVKDPKTGKVYNFEDASTELLMREQSCWIMNPNDSWHGFQGLPEDWAMLDPIKVSILAPGMNEDGELADKGVPAQLISYYFSKYGVVPTRTTDFQIMFLFSMGISKGKWGTLLDLLVSFKREYDNNTPLKKIFPELVEGREERYGDLGMKDLGNEIFQYLKQHNLGKYLNEAYSNLPEQVMTPREAYNKIVKNEVELVSAQNLVNRVAANAVIPYPPGIPMLMSGESFGNENSAQISYLKALATWDKQFPGFEHETEGTSVINGEYHVLCIKK is encoded by the coding sequence GTGAGAAAAATAGTTTATGGTGATGGAAGTAAAGTTGTATTATTTAAAGAGGGAGTTAAGGAAGGAACGGAAATTGGTAATAGAATAGAGGAGTTAGTCGAAGAAATAAAAAGAAGAAGTATGGGTGTTTATACATCAGATTGTTATAGTGATTTAGAAGATGTTGTAACTTATGATAAAGGAATTGATTGTTTACTATTATCTTGGCCTAGTAATAAGGAAGAGAAAGAGGCAATTGAAGTTATAAAAAAACTACATGAAAGCCAAGAAGGTGTTCCTGTTTTTTTACTTACTCATAAAGCAGACGCTTTAGAAAATTTAAGTAGAGAGATGTATGAAAACGTAGAAGAAATAATTTGGATTTTACAAGAAGAAATTGTTTTTTTAGGAGAGAGAATTCAAAGAGCTGTAGAAAGATATAATGACCAATTATTACCTCCGTTAACTAAAGCTGTATTTAATTATAATAAAGTTGCAGAGTATTCTTGGGCAGCTCCTGGTCATCAAGGGGGAGTTGGGTTTACTAAAACAGCTTTAGGAAGAAGATTTTTTGATTTTTACGATGAAAATTTATTTAGGACGGATACAGGAATAGAAAGAACATCTATAGGATCTTTGTTGGATCATACAGGTGCTTTTTTAGAAGGAGAAAAATTAGCTGCACAAATTTTTGGAGCAGATAGATCATATAATGTTCTTGTGGGAACTTCAGGGTCAAATAGAACTATAATGCAAGGAGTATTAACAGATGAAGATATAGCTTTAGTTGATAGAAATTGTCATAAATCTATAGAACAGGGATTAATAATAACAGGTGCAAAACCAGTTTATATGAAGCCAACAAGAAATAGATATGGAATAATTGGGCCTATTTTACCACTAGAGATGGGAGAAAATGAAGTTAAAAATAAAATAAAAAATAGTCCTTTAGTTCCAGAAAAGATGAAAAATCAAAATCCAATATATTCAGTTGTAACAAATTGTACATATGACGGAGTATGTTATAATGCAATGAAAGCTGAAGAATTGTTTCAACCGTATGTAGAAAGAATACATTTTGATGAAGCTTGGTATGGATATGCAAAATTTAATGAAGTATATAAAAATCACTATGCTATGAGAGGAGATGCAAAGGATTATAAAGGGAATGCTACAATTTTTGCAACACATTCAACTCATAAACTTTTAAATGCTTTATCTCAAGCGTCATATGTGCATATGAGAAAAGGTAAGGATCCAATAATAGAAGAACGTTTTAATCAAGCTTATATGATGCATGCAACAACATCGCCACTTTATGCAATAGCTGTTTCTAATGAAGTTGGAGCTGCCATGATGCAGGGTAAAACAGGAAAGTATTTAACAGATGAAGTTTTAAAAGAATCTATTGATTTTAGAAAAATGGTAGCAAAATATCATAAAGAATACGGACAAGAAGGAGAATGGTTCTTTAAACCGTGGAACGCAGAAACTGTAAAAGATCCAAAAACAGGAAAAGTTTATAATTTTGAAGATGCTTCAACAGAATTGCTTATGAGAGAGCAATCGTGTTGGATAATGAATCCAAATGATTCTTGGCATGGATTCCAGGGATTACCTGAAGATTGGGCAATGTTAGATCCTATAAAAGTAAGTATATTAGCTCCAGGAATGAATGAGGATGGAGAGCTTGCAGATAAAGGAGTGCCTGCTCAGTTAATTTCATATTATTTTTCAAAATATGGCGTTGTTCCAACAAGAACAACAGATTTCCAAATTATGTTCTTATTCTCAATGGGAATTAGCAAAGGAAAATGGGGAACACTGTTAGATCTTTTAGTGTCATTTAAAAGAGAGTATGACAACAATACTCCGTTAAAGAAAATTTTCCCTGAGTTAGTTGAAGGAAGAGAAGAAAGATATGGAGATTTAGGAATGAAAGATTTAGGAAATGAGATTTTCCAATATTTAAAACAGCATAATTTAGGGAAATACTTAAATGAAGCTTACTCAAATTTACCAGAACAAGTTATGACTCCAAGAGAAGCATATAATAAAATTGTAAAAAACGAAGTGGAGTTAGTCTCTGCTCAAAATTTAGTGAATAGAGTTGCAGCCAATGCAGTAATTCCATATCCACCAGGAATTCCAATGTTAATGTCAGGAGAGAGTTTTGGGAATGAAAATAGTGCCCAAATATCTTATTTAAAAGCTTTAGCAACTTGGGACAAGCAATTCCCTGGATTTGAACATGAAACAGAAGGAACATCAGTAATCAATGGTGAATATCATGTTTTATGTATAAAAAAATAA
- a CDS encoding transglycosylase SLT domain-containing protein: protein MKFIYMFMFLIGVGINSFSYNVDDYIFFNKALVENKKGDYKKSLFFYEIYQNNFSYSYPLTSNYAKYYIAKNYMDMKKYDEALLFFSRAVYVPESYVKQEFKKTNYFQYRRDYLVAEIYLKKNSKEEAYEYLTRLVTNYYDPELEPYEKKALTILQKSNIKYRYIYEIKYQDNLSVLKKLDKSTQLELVNYFYEKKEYEKVVFILEKMSSYDEKPLELKVRYLESLLKLDENKKVLELTKAMPENEGKLVFLRALAYEQSKDYSRAIFNYEKVQDIELENRANFRIGRIYYKIEEYIKARTFLDKTTRKNEYIDSLLLDIYIKLENKKKFIFYYEEFKNKYPENPKMGLYYMVYTKLINGARDPWKMANYNVFFASNYVVRNYIESLEEFNIKNSYKEGVLKEALTQIGELKNPELLDLAVQSSNFDLDSETTQDKVTIMNSFIVSGFYKESFKKMQYYKKDFYRYKNLLHYVYPKYYREEVQKARQKYLLPQSLIYTIMYIESGFDNENNKFERVGLMGIPKHLIKENDERYYNPEKNIEIGTSLLKKIYDKNNGMVLKTLIEYIYGPKVIKSLNFELDGDLKLETIVDEKFQKDVEEIVYTYAFYSAIYN, encoded by the coding sequence GTGAAATTCATATATATGTTCATGTTTTTAATAGGTGTAGGAATCAATAGTTTTTCTTATAATGTTGATGATTATATCTTTTTTAATAAAGCTTTAGTTGAAAATAAAAAGGGTGATTATAAAAAAAGTTTATTTTTTTATGAGATTTACCAAAATAATTTTTCATATTCTTATCCATTGACGAGTAATTATGCTAAATATTATATAGCTAAAAATTATATGGATATGAAAAAGTATGATGAAGCACTTCTTTTTTTTAGTAGAGCAGTTTATGTTCCAGAGTCTTATGTAAAGCAAGAGTTTAAAAAAACTAATTATTTTCAGTATAGAAGAGATTATTTAGTTGCAGAAATTTATTTGAAAAAAAATTCAAAAGAAGAAGCATATGAGTATTTAACGAGATTAGTAACAAATTATTATGATCCAGAGTTAGAGCCGTATGAAAAGAAAGCTTTAACAATATTGCAAAAATCAAATATAAAATATAGGTATATCTATGAAATTAAATACCAAGATAATTTATCAGTATTAAAAAAATTAGATAAGAGTACACAATTAGAATTAGTGAATTATTTTTATGAAAAAAAAGAATATGAAAAGGTTGTATTTATTTTAGAAAAAATGAGCAGTTATGATGAAAAGCCACTTGAATTAAAAGTGAGATATTTAGAAAGTTTATTAAAACTAGATGAAAATAAGAAGGTTTTAGAGTTGACTAAAGCAATGCCAGAAAATGAAGGGAAATTAGTTTTTTTAAGAGCCTTAGCTTACGAACAAAGTAAAGATTATTCAAGAGCTATTTTTAATTATGAAAAAGTTCAAGATATTGAGCTTGAAAATAGAGCAAATTTTAGAATTGGAAGAATTTATTATAAAATAGAAGAGTATATTAAAGCAAGAACATTTTTAGATAAAACGACTAGAAAAAATGAGTACATAGATTCATTGCTGTTAGATATTTATATAAAATTAGAAAATAAAAAAAAGTTTATATTTTATTATGAAGAATTTAAAAATAAATATCCTGAGAATCCAAAAATGGGACTTTATTATATGGTTTATACAAAGTTAATAAATGGAGCAAGAGACCCTTGGAAAATGGCGAATTATAATGTGTTTTTTGCAAGCAATTATGTTGTGAGAAATTATATAGAATCGTTAGAAGAATTTAATATAAAGAATAGTTATAAAGAAGGAGTTTTAAAGGAAGCGCTAACTCAAATAGGAGAGTTAAAAAATCCTGAGCTTTTAGATTTAGCAGTTCAAAGTAGTAATTTTGATTTAGATTCTGAAACAACACAAGATAAAGTAACGATAATGAATAGCTTTATTGTAAGTGGCTTTTATAAAGAATCCTTTAAAAAAATGCAATATTATAAAAAAGATTTTTATAGATATAAAAATTTATTACATTATGTTTATCCTAAATACTATAGAGAAGAGGTACAAAAAGCAAGACAAAAATATCTGTTGCCTCAATCTTTAATATATACAATTATGTATATAGAAAGCGGATTTGATAATGAAAATAATAAATTTGAAAGAGTTGGATTAATGGGAATTCCTAAACATTTAATTAAGGAAAATGATGAGCGATATTATAATCCTGAAAAAAATATTGAAATAGGAACTAGTCTGTTAAAGAAAATATATGATAAAAATAATGGTATGGTTTTAAAAACTTTAATAGAATATATTTATGGTCCGAAAGTAATTAAAAGTTTAAATTTTGAATTAGATGGTGATTTGAAACTAGAAACAATAGTTGATGAAAAGTTTCAAAAAGATGTGGAAGAAATTGTGTACACATACGCTTTTTATAGTGCCATATATAATTAA
- a CDS encoding tRNA (cytidine(34)-2'-O)-methyltransferase, with amino-acid sequence MNIVLMEPEIPYNTGNIGRSCVLTNTTLHLIKPLGFSLDEKQIKRSGLDYWELIDLKVWDSYEELRAAYPDSSFYFATTKTTQRYSDVTYKPNDFIVFGPESRGIPAEIREANADTCITIPMIKMGRSLNLSNSAAIVLYEALRQNDFDLGE; translated from the coding sequence ATGAATATAGTACTTATGGAACCTGAAATTCCTTATAATACAGGTAATATCGGAAGAAGTTGTGTGTTAACTAATACAACTTTACACTTAATTAAACCTTTAGGATTTTCTTTAGACGAAAAACAAATAAAGAGATCTGGACTTGACTACTGGGAACTTATTGATTTGAAAGTATGGGATAGTTACGAAGAATTAAGAGCAGCATACCCTGATTCAAGTTTTTATTTTGCTACTACTAAAACAACACAAAGATATTCAGATGTTACTTACAAGCCTAACGACTTTATAGTTTTCGGACCGGAGTCTAGAGGAATTCCAGCTGAAATAAGAGAAGCAAATGCTGATACTTGTATAACTATTCCTATGATTAAAATGGGAAGATCTCTTAACCTTTCTAACTCTGCAGCTATTGTTCTTTACGAAGCTTTAAGACAAAATGATTTTGATTTAGGAGAATAA
- the recJ gene encoding single-stranded-DNA-specific exonuclease RecJ produces MRNTKWIYKSEEFKQKNESLDKDLEQILYNRGITSKEEIEIFLNGNLENLVNPSYLSDLDKAVERILEAKIKSENVWIYGDYDVDGITSTSLCYLALKEIGINVNYYIPLRDEGYGLNKEALNYIKNEGGDLIITVDCGISSISEVEHCNFLKMDMIITDHHEINNELPSAFAVVNPKRDDNKTKYKYFAGVGTAFMLLLGLYKKIDKKNDIYKYLDIVAIGTIADIVPLKGENRLLVKRGLELLKSSKWLGLNMLMKRLFENPMEKKFDTYDVGFIIAPIFNAAGRLEDAKMAVELIISDSHVVCDKLIYELIGKNNERKEIQEDILKKAIDKIEEEKLEENSVIVVAEEKFHHGVIGIVASKILDRYYKPTIIMEKKPLEGIATASCRSTEAFNMIEALNSMKEIFIKYGGHAGAAGFSIALENIEEFSKKINKYAFEKLNEEDTKKPIKIDCELSMLKISYDLMDKLSLLEPYGFGNSSPLFSIKNCKYTNFRAIGKEKNHLMMDLVKSGVEIKNCVWFNSEDMLETILNNSEIDVAFKLKMETYKDKYQYKIFIEDIKPAKKVQNNFKDFESLYDMKFPIKSIFYTRREIENEKLNITFLNDDVSVNIGKYSVGFLDNQTKLTLKKLNEYYGDQFNIKIDKIIKKDENYNVYILIDKNNEFKTLSLEMAGIFRDIKKFLIGDLEYNSLQKKILREIFKNKKNVVVRCESGRGIGTTIKTIELFYKIMGKKVCIVNEGSKMKEGYDFYIYLGDEIIKDSDNYNLIITNNKVHYEKYEYIEDEYVIPKNIKIVNESDLEYCGRIFSIKLPFEQKEKIIKEIKMGEQVFATQDVKIIF; encoded by the coding sequence ATGAGAAATACTAAATGGATATACAAGTCTGAAGAATTTAAACAGAAAAATGAAAGTTTAGATAAAGATTTAGAGCAAATTTTATATAATAGAGGTATAACTTCTAAAGAGGAAATAGAGATTTTTTTAAATGGAAATTTAGAAAATTTAGTTAATCCTAGTTATTTATCTGATTTAGATAAAGCTGTTGAAAGGATTTTAGAAGCTAAAATAAAAAGTGAAAACGTTTGGATATATGGAGATTATGATGTGGATGGAATAACATCAACATCTTTATGTTATTTAGCTTTAAAAGAGATAGGTATAAATGTAAATTATTATATTCCTTTAAGAGATGAAGGTTATGGTTTAAATAAAGAAGCTTTAAATTATATAAAAAATGAAGGTGGAGATTTAATAATAACAGTTGATTGTGGAATATCATCAATATCAGAAGTAGAACATTGTAATTTTTTAAAAATGGATATGATAATAACTGATCACCATGAAATAAATAATGAATTACCATCAGCTTTTGCAGTGGTTAACCCTAAAAGAGATGATAATAAAACAAAGTATAAGTATTTTGCTGGAGTAGGGACAGCCTTTATGCTTTTATTAGGTTTGTATAAAAAAATTGATAAAAAAAATGATATTTACAAATATTTAGATATAGTAGCAATAGGAACAATAGCAGATATAGTACCTTTAAAGGGTGAAAATAGACTTTTAGTAAAAAGAGGATTAGAGCTTTTAAAAAGTAGTAAGTGGTTAGGGTTAAATATGCTTATGAAAAGATTATTTGAAAATCCTATGGAAAAAAAGTTTGATACTTATGATGTAGGATTCATAATAGCTCCAATTTTTAATGCTGCAGGAAGATTGGAAGATGCAAAAATGGCAGTAGAATTAATAATAAGTGATTCACATGTTGTTTGTGATAAGTTAATATATGAATTGATTGGTAAGAATAATGAAAGAAAAGAAATTCAAGAAGATATTTTAAAAAAAGCAATAGATAAAATCGAAGAGGAAAAATTAGAAGAAAATAGTGTAATAGTTGTAGCAGAAGAAAAATTTCATCATGGAGTAATAGGAATAGTAGCATCTAAAATTTTAGATAGATACTATAAACCGACTATAATAATGGAAAAAAAACCTCTAGAGGGAATAGCGACAGCTTCGTGCAGAAGTACAGAGGCATTTAATATGATTGAAGCTTTAAACTCAATGAAGGAGATTTTTATAAAATATGGAGGGCATGCTGGAGCTGCAGGATTCTCAATAGCACTAGAAAATATAGAAGAGTTTTCTAAGAAAATAAATAAATATGCTTTTGAAAAATTAAATGAAGAAGATACAAAAAAACCAATAAAAATTGATTGTGAATTATCAATGCTTAAAATATCGTATGATTTAATGGATAAACTTTCATTGTTAGAACCATATGGATTTGGAAATTCGTCACCATTATTCTCTATAAAAAATTGCAAATATACAAATTTTAGAGCAATAGGAAAAGAAAAAAATCATTTAATGATGGATTTGGTAAAAAGTGGTGTAGAAATAAAAAATTGTGTTTGGTTTAATAGTGAAGATATGTTAGAAACAATCTTGAATAATTCAGAAATCGATGTGGCATTTAAATTAAAAATGGAAACCTATAAAGATAAATATCAATATAAAATTTTTATAGAAGATATTAAGCCTGCTAAAAAAGTTCAAAATAATTTTAAGGATTTTGAAAGTTTATATGATATGAAATTTCCTATAAAATCGATTTTTTATACAAGAAGAGAAATTGAAAATGAAAAATTAAATATAACTTTTTTAAACGATGATGTATCTGTTAATATTGGAAAATATAGCGTGGGATTTTTAGATAATCAAACAAAACTAACGTTAAAGAAATTAAACGAATATTATGGAGATCAATTTAATATTAAAATTGATAAAATTATAAAAAAAGATGAAAATTATAATGTTTATATATTAATAGATAAAAATAATGAGTTTAAAACTCTTTCGTTAGAAATGGCAGGTATTTTTAGAGATATAAAAAAATTTTTAATAGGAGATTTAGAATATAATTCTTTACAAAAGAAAATTTTAAGAGAGATTTTTAAAAATAAAAAAAATGTAGTTGTAAGATGTGAATCAGGAAGAGGAATTGGCACAACGATAAAAACTATCGAACTTTTTTATAAAATAATGGGAAAAAAAGTTTGTATAGTTAATGAAGGAAGTAAAATGAAAGAAGGATATGATTTCTATATATATTTAGGGGATGAAATTATAAAAGATTCAGATAATTATAATTTGATTATAACAAATAATAAAGTACATTATGAAAAATACGAATATATAGAAGATGAGTATGTAATTCCTAAAAATATAAAAATTGTCAACGAAAGTGATTTAGAGTATTGTGGAAGAATTTTTAGTATAAAGCTTCCTTTTGAACAAAAGGAAAAGATTATAAAAGAAATTAAAATGGGAGAACAAGTTTTTGCAACTCAAGATGTAAAAATTATTTTTTAA
- a CDS encoding OmpP1/FadL family transporter — translation MNRFKISLLALVASLSVATMGASIDHIQNYSAEYGGNPAQQGAINMGSTVYFNPAGLMRLENGTYFVGGVQYAFGDQNMTADGRDFSTNLSSPIPNFALYKKTDDGAYFWTMGGIAGGAELGYEDSIPLILSGFDFNKLLSNTEIKGSNMYAQTTLGKAFNLTDKWSASFAIRGIYGKRTLKADTDFNGIPGISKPGSASIDSEREAFGFGGQFGLNYAPNDKLNIGFRYDTKVNLKFKTDSDIKDSTDILFGVGVSDALLGLYPVYKDGEKIRRDLPAIAALGASYKVTNQWTTFIGGNYYFNEAATMDRIGKTSVDYKNGWEVSVGSEYWFTNQIAWLVGFNYADTGAPDKSFAATEYALNSTMLGTGVKYKPNETMEWTVAFNHYIYDTRTVNDIKYEKEISSIGVNFVKKF, via the coding sequence ATGAACAGATTTAAAATATCTTTACTAGCATTAGTTGCTAGTTTAAGTGTTGCTACTATGGGAGCATCTATAGATCATATCCAAAACTACTCAGCTGAGTATGGAGGAAACCCAGCACAACAAGGTGCTATTAATATGGGATCAACTGTTTACTTTAACCCAGCTGGTCTTATGAGACTAGAAAACGGAACTTATTTCGTAGGTGGAGTTCAATACGCTTTTGGAGATCAAAACATGACTGCAGACGGTAGAGACTTTTCTACAAACTTATCATCTCCAATCCCTAACTTTGCTCTTTACAAAAAGACAGATGATGGAGCTTACTTCTGGACAATGGGCGGAATAGCTGGAGGAGCTGAGTTAGGTTATGAAGATAGTATTCCTTTAATTTTGTCAGGATTTGACTTTAATAAACTTTTAAGTAATACTGAAATTAAAGGTTCTAATATGTATGCTCAAACTACATTAGGAAAAGCTTTCAATTTAACTGATAAATGGTCAGCATCTTTTGCAATTAGAGGAATATATGGTAAAAGAACTTTAAAAGCCGATACTGATTTTAACGGAATCCCTGGAATTTCTAAACCTGGAAGCGCTTCAATTGATTCTGAGAGAGAAGCTTTTGGTTTCGGTGGACAATTTGGTTTAAACTATGCACCTAATGATAAGTTAAATATCGGATTTAGATATGATACTAAAGTTAATTTAAAATTCAAAACTGATTCAGATATCAAAGATTCTACTGACATATTATTTGGTGTTGGTGTTTCTGATGCTCTTCTTGGACTATACCCTGTATATAAAGATGGAGAAAAAATCAGAAGAGATTTACCAGCTATAGCAGCTTTAGGAGCTTCATACAAAGTAACGAACCAATGGACTACATTCATCGGTGGAAACTATTACTTTAACGAAGCAGCTACTATGGATAGAATAGGAAAAACTAGTGTTGATTATAAAAACGGTTGGGAAGTTTCAGTTGGATCTGAATACTGGTTTACAAACCAAATCGCTTGGTTAGTTGGATTTAACTATGCAGACACTGGCGCACCTGACAAAAGTTTTGCAGCAACTGAATATGCTTTAAACTCAACAATGTTAGGTACAGGAGTAAAGTATAAACCAAACGAAACTATGGAGTGGACAGTAGCTTTCAACCACTATATTTACGATACAAGAACAGTTAATGATATAAAATACGAAAAAGAGATATCTAGTATAGGTGTCAACTTCGTTAAAAAGTTTTAA